One Terriglobales bacterium genomic region harbors:
- a CDS encoding VTT domain-containing protein: MHELTSLITRHGYAVLALLVFLEALGLPIPAALALVTAGAAAALHRMTFPGVLLVGIFCIMLGDLILFLLGRKMGWLLLGVLCRLAVNPETCILRSAESFYRRGRVTLMIAKFIPGVNTMAPPLAGSMKMSLGQFLRLDFIGCALYVSAYVSIGYLFSQFFELLARGLATVGHTLASALVIAILVYMVYRFYLYWQHRVYRVVPRVQIEEVMERLQSDAGAVIVADVRSHGYYDAGAQRIRHSIRLEPNNLTAATADVPKEKLVFLYCT, translated from the coding sequence ATGCATGAACTGACTTCACTGATCACCCGTCACGGTTACGCTGTACTGGCCTTGCTGGTCTTTCTGGAGGCCCTGGGTCTTCCCATTCCAGCGGCGCTGGCGCTGGTGACCGCTGGCGCGGCCGCGGCCTTGCACCGGATGACCTTCCCGGGGGTGCTGCTGGTCGGAATCTTTTGCATCATGCTGGGGGACCTCATCCTTTTTCTCCTTGGGCGCAAAATGGGATGGCTGCTGCTGGGAGTTCTATGCCGGCTGGCGGTCAATCCTGAGACTTGCATTCTTCGCTCCGCCGAGTCTTTCTACCGGCGCGGGCGCGTGACTCTGATGATCGCGAAGTTCATCCCTGGCGTTAACACGATGGCTCCCCCGCTGGCCGGCAGTATGAAAATGAGCCTAGGCCAGTTCCTGCGACTGGATTTCATTGGCTGCGCGCTGTATGTTTCGGCCTACGTCTCCATCGGATACCTGTTCAGTCAGTTCTTCGAACTGCTGGCGCGTGGACTTGCCACGGTGGGTCACACGCTGGCTTCGGCGTTGGTAATCGCGATACTGGTCTATATGGTGTATCGCTTCTATCTGTATTGGCAGCATCGCGTCTATCGCGTGGTGCCACGCGTGCAAATCGAGGAAGTAATGGAAAGGCTGCAGTCAGATGCCGGCGCGGTGATCGTGGCCGATGTCCGCAGCCACGGCTACTACGATGCCGGGGCGCAACGCATTCGCCATTCCATTCGTCTTGAACCGAATAATCTGACGGCGGCTACGGCGGACGTGCCTAAAGAAAAACTTGTTTTCCTTTACTGCACGTGA
- a CDS encoding NADH-quinone oxidoreductase subunit A, which translates to MPGNYVPIFLFIAIIAILIPLTLWLAKLVRPDNPEKTKLMPYECGVDPIGDARGRYTVRFYIVAILFVVFDVETIFLFPWAVQFKALGLFGLVEILVFLAILIVGYIWVWKKGALEWI; encoded by the coding sequence ATGCCAGGGAACTATGTTCCGATCTTCCTTTTCATTGCCATCATCGCGATTCTGATCCCCTTGACACTGTGGCTAGCCAAGCTGGTGAGACCGGACAATCCTGAAAAGACCAAGCTGATGCCCTATGAATGCGGGGTCGATCCGATCGGTGATGCGCGCGGACGTTACACGGTACGCTTTTATATAGTCGCCATCCTGTTCGTGGTTTTCGACGTGGAGACGATCTTTCTATTCCCCTGGGCGGTGCAGTTCAAGGCGCTAGGGTTGTTTGGCCTGGTGGAGATACTGGTGTTTCTGGCAATCCTGATCGTTGGCTATATTTGGGTCTGGAAGAAGGGTGCTCTGGAATGGATTTAA
- the lysS gene encoding lysine--tRNA ligase, which produces MSLENKIYELRRQKLSQIEALGQPAYPYKYDISHTIPQIQADYQDKTAEQLESPRIDVSISGRIMAVRLMGKAGFLHLQQMGQRLQIYIRKDDVGEKGFELFKLLDIGDHIGVKGYLFRTKTNELTVHVQEITFLSKDLLPLPEKWHGLTDVELRYRQRYVDLFMNPEVREVFVKRAQVVKAIRKFLDERGYVEVETPMMQPIAGGAAARPFVTHHNTLDLDLYLRIAPELYLKRLIVGGMERVYEINRNFRNEGISTQHNPEFTMLEFYQAYADMYDMMDLTEAMLAYVAREVTGGTKVRFGNQEIDWSHWQRLTMREAIIKYWPESAAPKPQLSDFAFDANSIDQLVRRFNAHHAHMPYDPQRPPGKTIADLFEAAAEEHLIQPTIIYEFPLEISPLSKNSRKPEDANNWVERFEVFVGGLEIGNAFSELNDPEEQRRRFEQQLSQRARGDEEAHQMDEDYVRALSYGMPPTGGEGIGIDRLTMLLTNSPSIRDVILFPLLRPERGTATESEETAESA; this is translated from the coding sequence ATGTCGCTCGAAAACAAGATCTACGAACTGCGCCGCCAGAAACTGTCTCAGATCGAGGCGCTTGGTCAGCCAGCCTATCCTTACAAATACGACATCAGCCACACGATCCCACAGATTCAGGCCGATTATCAGGACAAAACTGCCGAGCAACTGGAGTCCCCTCGCATCGACGTAAGCATCTCCGGACGCATCATGGCAGTGCGCCTGATGGGCAAGGCCGGTTTCCTGCACTTGCAGCAGATGGGACAGCGCCTGCAGATCTACATAAGAAAAGATGATGTCGGAGAAAAAGGTTTCGAGCTCTTCAAGCTGCTTGATATCGGTGACCATATCGGCGTGAAAGGATACCTCTTTCGAACCAAAACGAATGAGCTTACGGTGCACGTGCAGGAAATCACTTTCCTGTCAAAGGACCTGCTTCCCTTGCCTGAGAAATGGCATGGTCTGACCGACGTCGAACTCCGATATCGGCAGCGCTATGTCGACCTCTTCATGAACCCGGAGGTTCGCGAGGTCTTCGTCAAGCGAGCCCAGGTCGTGAAGGCCATTCGCAAGTTTCTTGACGAGCGCGGCTATGTGGAGGTCGAGACTCCGATGATGCAGCCGATCGCCGGAGGCGCCGCGGCCCGGCCGTTTGTCACTCATCACAATACTCTTGACCTTGATCTCTACTTGCGCATCGCCCCCGAGCTCTACCTCAAGCGGCTGATTGTCGGCGGAATGGAACGCGTATACGAGATCAACCGCAACTTCCGCAATGAAGGCATCTCCACCCAGCACAATCCCGAATTCACCATGCTCGAGTTCTACCAGGCCTATGCCGACATGTACGACATGATGGACCTGACCGAAGCCATGCTGGCGTACGTGGCCCGTGAGGTAACCGGCGGGACGAAGGTGAGATTCGGCAACCAAGAAATTGACTGGTCGCATTGGCAGCGGCTGACTATGCGCGAAGCCATCATCAAGTATTGGCCGGAATCTGCCGCCCCCAAGCCGCAATTGTCGGACTTCGCTTTTGACGCCAACTCTATCGACCAGCTGGTCAGACGTTTCAATGCGCATCACGCCCACATGCCCTACGATCCTCAGCGGCCGCCGGGCAAAACCATTGCCGATCTGTTTGAGGCGGCGGCTGAGGAGCACCTCATCCAGCCAACGATTATTTATGAATTCCCTCTGGAGATTTCGCCGCTCTCGAAGAACAGCCGCAAGCCCGAAGATGCGAATAATTGGGTAGAGCGCTTTGAAGTCTTTGTCGGCGGACTGGAAATCGGCAACGCCTTCAGCGAACTGAACGATCCCGAAGAGCAGCGCCGGCGTTTCGAGCAGCAACTATCGCAACGCGCTCGCGGCGATGAAGAAGCCCACCAGATGGATGAAGACTACGTGCGCGCGCTCTCTTACGGCATGCCGCCAACCGGAGGCGAGGGTATCGGAATCGATCGCCTGACCATGCTCCTGACCAATTCGCCCTCGATCCGTGACGTGATCCTCTTCCCGCTGTTGCGCCCGGAAAGAGGCACGGCTACCGAGAGCGAAGAAACTGCCGAATCGGCTTGA
- a CDS encoding DUF711 family protein yields the protein MAITRHSRWSCSVYCVLILLLADNAFAQTAKSSALTTKPKVRAITAFIQLDISKYQQQLADTLKMLRGAKQEYERAGYEVESVRITTQPFPQYTKGMSDAAALEFFRNYDEFSRRESFDPNIGPAMVADNDDPHAAELLARVLSENKSLEASIIAAGPDGVHWKAVHAAARVIKYVEEHSPRSQGNFNFTVTAMLEPYGPFYPGSYHLGAGHQFSVGLESANVVDAVLAASPGDYATARQRLTEELTRHAQDCERVARQIEKTSGWTYTGLDPTPAPLGKVSIGAAIEKFTGARFGSSGTLTAAAMITSAVRAVAVKQVGYIGLMVPVLEDERLAERWSQGAYTIDALLAYSAVCGTGLDTVPLPGDVSEEQLAGILGDVASLAVRWKKPLSGRLQPVAGKKAGERTEFDDPFLSNAVLQPLP from the coding sequence ATGGCGATCACGCGTCACTCGCGATGGTCGTGCTCTGTCTATTGTGTGTTGATTCTGCTGTTGGCAGATAACGCGTTCGCACAAACCGCGAAATCCTCAGCGCTAACTACGAAACCCAAAGTGCGAGCGATTACAGCATTCATTCAGCTGGACATCTCAAAATACCAGCAGCAACTGGCGGACACGCTGAAAATGTTGCGCGGGGCCAAGCAGGAATATGAGCGAGCCGGATACGAGGTCGAGTCGGTCCGCATCACTACCCAGCCCTTCCCGCAGTACACGAAAGGGATGTCCGATGCCGCGGCGCTGGAGTTTTTCCGCAACTATGACGAATTTTCGCGTCGCGAATCGTTTGACCCCAATATCGGCCCAGCCATGGTGGCGGACAACGACGATCCGCATGCGGCGGAACTGCTGGCAAGGGTTCTTTCCGAGAACAAGAGTCTGGAAGCGAGCATCATTGCAGCGGGCCCCGACGGCGTGCATTGGAAGGCTGTGCACGCCGCCGCGCGAGTAATTAAGTACGTGGAAGAACATAGCCCGCGTAGCCAGGGAAACTTCAATTTCACCGTGACAGCGATGCTGGAGCCCTATGGCCCGTTCTATCCCGGCTCCTATCATCTTGGCGCGGGGCACCAGTTCTCGGTGGGATTGGAATCAGCAAATGTGGTGGACGCCGTGCTAGCCGCAAGTCCTGGCGACTACGCGACAGCTCGCCAGCGGCTTACCGAGGAACTCACTCGCCATGCGCAGGATTGCGAGCGTGTCGCGCGGCAGATCGAGAAGACCTCCGGTTGGACCTATACAGGCCTCGATCCTACCCCGGCGCCGCTGGGCAAAGTCTCGATTGGCGCGGCGATCGAGAAGTTTACCGGTGCACGCTTTGGATCGAGCGGAACGCTTACGGCGGCAGCAATGATCACCTCAGCCGTGCGGGCGGTTGCAGTGAAGCAGGTCGGATATATCGGACTGATGGTGCCGGTGCTGGAAGACGAACGTCTGGCAGAGCGGTGGAGTCAGGGCGCGTACACGATCGATGCCCTGCTGGCATATTCAGCGGTGTGCGGCACGGGTTTGGATACGGTTCCCTTGCCCGGCGACGTTTCCGAGGAGCAACTGGCAGGGATTCTGGGCGATGTTGCTTCACTGGCCGTCCGTTGGAAGAAGCCTTTATCTGGGCGGCTCCAACCCGTGGCAGGGAAGAAGGCGGGCGAGCGAACGGAGTTCGACGATCCCTTTCTGAGCAATGCGGTGCTGCAACCGTTGCCGTGA
- a CDS encoding NADH-quinone oxidoreductase subunit C, translating into MADETKPNSTPESPTPAKPTPAETTSSAKPAAAPAGGASAGAGTPTAKPAPPPPKPSGPVPVPWNSELVSRFKRQYGSGIHEASTYLGQNYLVVNASIVYEILSVLRDEEEFDYCVDVTAVHYPQRELPFEVIYILYSFERNERMRVKTQIADGAALPSVVPLWPTANWLEREVYDMFGVRFEGHPDCKRILLPEDWKGHPLRKDYGIIQQDKEWVQINLGIESGQ; encoded by the coding sequence ATGGCCGACGAAACTAAGCCAAACAGCACCCCTGAGAGTCCGACTCCGGCCAAGCCCACGCCGGCGGAGACAACTTCTTCGGCCAAGCCTGCGGCGGCGCCCGCGGGTGGCGCATCGGCGGGCGCAGGAACTCCAACCGCCAAGCCTGCTCCACCTCCTCCCAAACCCTCTGGCCCCGTCCCCGTACCCTGGAATTCGGAACTGGTGAGCCGCTTCAAGCGACAATACGGTTCCGGCATCCACGAAGCCAGTACGTATTTGGGTCAGAACTATCTGGTGGTGAACGCTTCTATCGTTTATGAAATCCTGAGTGTGCTGCGCGACGAAGAAGAGTTCGATTATTGCGTGGACGTTACCGCGGTTCACTATCCGCAACGTGAGCTTCCCTTCGAGGTGATTTACATCCTTTACTCGTTCGAGCGCAACGAGCGTATGCGAGTAAAGACGCAAATTGCCGACGGAGCGGCATTACCAAGTGTTGTCCCACTATGGCCCACGGCTAACTGGCTGGAGCGTGAGGTGTATGACATGTTCGGTGTCCGCTTCGAAGGGCATCCTGATTGCAAGCGAATCCTGCTCCCCGAAGATTGGAAGGGACATCCGCTGCGCAAGGATTACGGCATCATCCAGCAAGACAAGGAATGGGTTCAGATCAACTTGGGGATTGAGAGCGGGCAATGA
- a CDS encoding winged helix-turn-helix domain-containing protein: MAPEMLRGQETIRFGLYSANLHSAELKKGQDTIRLQNLPFRVLTLLLREPGRVFTREELRQELWPADTFVDFERGISTAVRKLREALGDSATNPRFIETVGRRGYRFIAPVSLPSAELAGPGPSTPQSEFIQSEIQERVRVGPITQSEEAAGSDVGTGVVIAPDISRKAAKGANRRWHAGGALILLASGMVIAAFVGLKLRFQEARPTLPGPIGSIAVLPLENLSGDAAQEYFADGMTDEIITDLAKLAGPKVISRTSAMQYKGTHKKVPEIARELNVDAVVEGSVERSGDRVRVRVQLIQGSTDGHLWVEEYDRRLNDVFELKADLAQDIARQIQLRLTPQQQQHFARNRPTNPQAFQDYLLGRHYWALRTKESLAKAVEYFNRAIQEDPNDAGSYAGLAHTYIVLPMITTTPYSEANPRARQAAEKAIRLDDSLAEAHLAAAEILLYQDWDFAAAEREFKKTLELNPNYATGHQWYGEYLSIMGRHEEAVRELATTLELDPLSAIAHHQAGQTFQQARQYDKAISEYRKALSLNPALYVTYDSLYWALRREGKFSEASQVLQGALPYWKPSERMELLIEPLPRAYAQGGREGFLRESIKFHEHCRDAEYFLALDYADLGDKERALQQLSRAYETHSIILWIRDNPEFDPLRSDPRFQGLVRKIGLPQ, encoded by the coding sequence GTGGCTCCGGAGATGTTGCGGGGTCAGGAGACGATTCGCTTTGGCCTGTATTCAGCAAACCTGCATTCTGCTGAACTGAAGAAGGGCCAGGACACGATCCGGCTGCAGAACCTTCCTTTCCGCGTTCTCACCTTATTGTTGCGAGAGCCCGGACGGGTGTTTACGCGGGAGGAACTGCGCCAGGAGCTGTGGCCGGCCGATACCTTCGTTGACTTCGAACGCGGCATCAGCACGGCAGTTCGCAAGTTGCGGGAGGCGCTGGGAGATTCCGCAACAAATCCCAGATTCATTGAAACGGTAGGGCGGCGCGGCTACCGATTCATTGCACCGGTGAGCCTGCCTTCCGCAGAGCTGGCCGGGCCCGGTCCAAGCACTCCCCAATCTGAATTCATCCAGAGTGAAATTCAGGAAAGGGTGCGGGTTGGGCCCATAACCCAATCTGAGGAGGCAGCAGGCAGCGATGTAGGCACAGGAGTGGTCATTGCGCCCGACATATCCAGGAAAGCGGCAAAGGGGGCCAACAGGCGTTGGCATGCTGGCGGTGCGCTCATCCTCTTAGCGAGCGGAATGGTGATCGCCGCATTTGTCGGGCTGAAATTGCGTTTTCAGGAGGCCCGACCAACACTACCGGGACCGATCGGGTCCATCGCCGTGCTACCGCTGGAGAACCTGTCGGGGGATGCCGCGCAGGAATACTTTGCCGACGGCATGACGGACGAAATCATCACCGATCTGGCAAAGCTGGCTGGACCAAAAGTGATCTCGCGGACTTCCGCCATGCAATACAAAGGAACGCACAAAAAAGTCCCGGAGATCGCGCGCGAACTAAATGTAGATGCTGTTGTGGAAGGATCGGTGGAACGCTCCGGAGACAGGGTGCGGGTTCGCGTTCAATTAATCCAGGGATCAACCGATGGCCACTTGTGGGTGGAAGAGTACGATCGGCGCCTAAACGATGTCTTCGAGCTAAAGGCCGATCTAGCGCAGGATATCGCTCGGCAGATCCAGCTTCGGTTGACGCCGCAGCAACAGCAGCACTTCGCTCGCAATCGGCCCACGAATCCGCAGGCCTTTCAAGACTACCTGCTGGGACGTCATTACTGGGCTTTGCGCACGAAAGAGAGCCTCGCCAAGGCAGTGGAATATTTCAACCGCGCGATTCAGGAAGATCCCAACGATGCGGGCAGCTATGCGGGCCTGGCGCACACCTACATTGTGCTGCCGATGATCACAACGACGCCATATTCGGAGGCGAATCCAAGAGCGAGGCAGGCCGCCGAAAAGGCGATCAGGCTTGATGATTCGCTGGCAGAGGCGCATCTGGCGGCCGCAGAAATCCTCCTCTACCAGGACTGGGACTTCGCGGCAGCGGAGCGCGAGTTCAAGAAGACACTGGAGCTGAACCCGAACTATGCCACCGGTCATCAATGGTACGGCGAGTATCTCTCGATCATGGGACGTCATGAGGAGGCTGTTCGGGAACTGGCGACGACGCTGGAGCTCGATCCTTTGTCGGCGATTGCGCACCACCAAGCGGGACAGACCTTCCAGCAAGCGCGTCAGTACGACAAAGCAATCTCGGAATACCGAAAGGCTTTGAGTTTAAACCCGGCCTTGTACGTCACATATGACTCTTTGTACTGGGCTTTGCGGCGAGAGGGAAAATTCAGCGAGGCGAGCCAGGTACTGCAGGGCGCCCTCCCTTATTGGAAACCGAGTGAGCGCATGGAATTACTTATCGAGCCGCTACCGCGGGCGTACGCACAAGGCGGGCGTGAAGGCTTTCTGCGCGAGAGTATCAAGTTTCACGAACACTGCCGGGATGCCGAGTATTTCCTAGCCCTGGACTATGCCGATCTCGGCGATAAGGAACGAGCCCTCCAGCAGTTGAGCCGAGCCTATGAAACCCATTCTATTATTTTGTGGATACGCGATAACCCGGAATTCGACCCCCTGCGTTCCGATCCGCGATTTCAGGGACTAGTCCGCAAGATAGGGCTTCCGCAATAG
- a CDS encoding ankyrin repeat domain-containing protein, with protein MTTSSDVTSAIQAGDAVRLQELIREAPQLAGTRDSNGVSAIMLSLYQRRRDLADLLLRAHPTLDVFEAAALGRIERLEELLRAHPDLAGAWSGDGFTPLHFAAYFSQEEAASVLLDAGADPRAVARNATQVQALHSAASARASKVAELLLKAGADVNARQQKGFTPLQSAAHNGDTAMLSLFLRYGADREQQNEEGKTALDLAREAGKEEAIRMLSGAA; from the coding sequence ATGACTACCTCATCCGATGTGACTTCGGCTATCCAGGCTGGCGATGCAGTACGTCTTCAGGAATTGATCCGCGAGGCTCCCCAGTTGGCCGGCACGCGAGATAGCAATGGAGTGTCGGCTATCATGCTCTCGCTCTACCAGCGGCGTCGCGATCTCGCCGATTTGCTGCTTCGTGCCCACCCCACGCTGGATGTTTTTGAAGCCGCAGCGCTGGGGCGGATTGAGCGGCTCGAGGAGCTGCTCAGGGCGCATCCCGATCTGGCTGGGGCCTGGTCCGGGGATGGATTTACGCCACTGCACTTTGCTGCCTACTTTTCGCAGGAGGAAGCTGCAAGCGTGCTTCTGGATGCAGGCGCTGATCCACGAGCTGTTGCGCGCAACGCTACTCAGGTTCAGGCACTGCACAGTGCTGCTTCAGCAAGGGCCAGCAAGGTTGCTGAGCTTCTGCTGAAGGCCGGAGCTGACGTGAACGCGCGGCAACAGAAGGGGTTCACGCCCCTGCAATCGGCAGCGCACAACGGCGACACTGCCATGCTGAGCCTATTCCTGCGTTATGGCGCCGACCGCGAACAGCAGAATGAAGAAGGGAAGACCGCCCTTGACCTGGCACGCGAAGCGGGGAAGGAAGAGGCGATACGAATGTTGTCCGGGGCAGCTTAG
- a CDS encoding FtsX-like permease family protein translates to MTLTRFVTKNAFRSRRRSVLTVLSISFSLLLLTFLMTIWRSFYIDKGTPESAARLMTRHKVSLTFFLPSFYREKIRAVPGVAHVVPMTWFGGRYKDDKPENFFAQFATDPDEYMQVATDKFVPADELAAWQRDRAGCMVDRELAARYGWKLGDRVVIQGVLFPANLELTIRAIYTAVNPNKTLYFHYKYLEELVSYFKGSAGFFFILADSPEAVADVSRGIDEMFRNSPQPTKTETEKHFQLEFIAMLGNVKAFILGIGAAVVFAILLVSANTMAMSIRERTREVAILRTLGFTRQTILSLFVGEAMFLSLLGGVLGVMIGSVLVKAVTKSPMAIGVGTGMRVTPLTMLAALLLAALVGLISAFLPSYRASRMNISEGMRFLG, encoded by the coding sequence ATGACCCTGACGCGATTCGTCACCAAGAATGCGTTTCGCAGCCGGCGGCGCAGCGTTCTCACTGTGCTCAGCATCAGTTTTTCACTATTGCTGCTCACGTTTCTGATGACGATCTGGCGCAGCTTCTATATCGATAAGGGCACGCCAGAGTCGGCGGCACGCCTAATGACGCGGCACAAGGTCTCGCTGACCTTTTTCTTGCCTTCGTTCTATCGCGAGAAGATTCGCGCAGTGCCAGGAGTTGCCCATGTCGTACCGATGACCTGGTTTGGCGGACGCTACAAAGACGATAAGCCGGAGAACTTCTTTGCCCAGTTCGCCACGGATCCTGACGAATACATGCAGGTAGCCACCGACAAGTTCGTGCCTGCTGATGAGCTTGCCGCCTGGCAGCGTGACCGCGCCGGCTGCATGGTCGATCGCGAACTTGCGGCGCGATACGGCTGGAAGTTGGGGGATCGGGTTGTGATTCAGGGCGTGCTGTTTCCGGCGAATCTGGAGCTGACCATCCGGGCCATCTACACGGCGGTCAACCCCAATAAAACACTATATTTTCATTACAAATATTTGGAGGAGCTCGTCTCCTACTTTAAAGGAAGCGCAGGGTTCTTTTTCATCCTCGCAGATTCCCCGGAAGCAGTAGCAGACGTATCACGCGGAATCGATGAGATGTTTCGCAACTCGCCGCAGCCGACGAAAACAGAAACGGAAAAACACTTCCAACTGGAGTTCATCGCCATGCTGGGGAACGTCAAGGCGTTCATCCTGGGAATCGGTGCAGCGGTAGTGTTTGCCATTCTGCTGGTCTCGGCCAATACCATGGCGATGTCGATCCGAGAGCGCACGCGCGAAGTCGCCATCCTGAGAACCCTGGGTTTCACGCGCCAGACGATCCTTTCGCTGTTCGTCGGCGAAGCCATGTTCCTTTCGCTTCTGGGTGGAGTGCTCGGAGTGATGATTGGCAGCGTGCTCGTGAAGGCCGTGACCAAGTCGCCCATGGCGATTGGTGTCGGAACCGGAATGAGAGTTACGCCGCTTACCATGCTCGCCGCGTTGTTGCTGGCTGCTCTGGTCGGGTTGATCAGCGCATTCCTGCCTTCCTATCGCGCTTCCCGCATGAACATCTCAGAAGGCATGAGGTTTCTGGGATAG
- a CDS encoding di-heme oxidoredictase family protein — MSGTTIRLRHFRFAVLLFAASVCLAQKDPGVRPGPAGAGKALDGLTLIEQSMFDEGVQRAVQLEAVCDDCNDIQLGSFTYPAKANLVTQTNSAGLGVRFNGDQCTVCHNQPALGGSGGFMVPNPQDPPNLQRPPENPMFDLISHRKGATNYVPSFIEQYGPIREVRFAKKPNGTPDGGVHQLFTVVGRSDIFPSGQTNTCTAGVLPSIDFEDQFRRGNLRFRIPLQLFGLGILDGIQDREILGRHQATASLRRELGIFGTPNRSANDGTITRFGWKAQNKSITIFAAEAYNVEMGVTNDLFPQATDENPDCTADKSEPNDIFRTDDNDDRNQAFANPLHELPDWLMFAVFMRFLDAPKPAPFSASAQRGQQLFGTGPENPGIGCFACHTPTMVTPPRSETPALQSLTAHPYTDLLIHHMGKGLADDITQGLATGDMFRTTPLWGVGQRIFFLHDGRTNDLLKAIEAHSSPASECDNNSQHDSSDSACYSPSEANGVISRFNRLSQADRQAILDFLRAL, encoded by the coding sequence ATGTCAGGAACAACGATCCGGTTGCGTCACTTTCGTTTCGCTGTGCTTTTGTTCGCGGCGTCGGTGTGCCTTGCTCAAAAAGATCCCGGCGTTCGCCCGGGACCGGCGGGAGCCGGCAAAGCGCTCGATGGACTCACGCTCATCGAGCAGTCAATGTTCGATGAAGGCGTGCAGAGAGCAGTACAACTGGAAGCCGTCTGTGACGATTGCAACGATATACAGCTCGGCTCTTTTACCTATCCGGCGAAAGCAAATCTCGTAACCCAAACCAATTCTGCCGGCCTCGGCGTGCGCTTTAACGGTGATCAATGCACCGTCTGCCACAACCAGCCGGCGCTCGGCGGCTCCGGCGGGTTCATGGTGCCGAATCCACAGGACCCTCCCAACCTTCAGCGCCCGCCAGAAAATCCCATGTTCGACTTGATCTCGCACCGCAAGGGTGCGACCAACTACGTCCCTTCATTCATCGAGCAGTACGGGCCGATCCGTGAGGTTCGCTTTGCCAAGAAGCCGAACGGCACTCCAGACGGCGGCGTTCATCAGCTCTTCACTGTCGTTGGCCGTTCCGACATCTTTCCCAGCGGGCAGACCAACACCTGTACCGCAGGAGTTTTGCCGTCGATCGATTTTGAAGACCAATTCCGCAGAGGTAACCTGCGCTTTCGCATTCCGTTGCAGCTGTTCGGTCTCGGCATTCTTGATGGTATTCAGGATCGGGAAATTCTGGGCCGTCATCAGGCAACCGCCTCCCTTCGCCGCGAACTCGGGATCTTCGGCACTCCCAACCGCAGCGCCAACGACGGCACAATCACGCGCTTCGGCTGGAAGGCGCAAAACAAATCCATCACCATCTTTGCCGCGGAAGCCTACAACGTGGAAATGGGCGTCACCAATGACCTCTTCCCGCAGGCAACCGACGAAAATCCCGACTGCACAGCGGACAAGAGTGAACCCAACGATATCTTCCGCACCGACGACAATGACGACCGCAACCAGGCCTTTGCCAATCCACTGCATGAACTTCCCGACTGGCTGATGTTCGCCGTCTTCATGCGCTTTCTGGATGCACCCAAGCCAGCGCCGTTCTCAGCCAGCGCCCAGCGTGGCCAGCAGTTGTTCGGCACGGGACCGGAGAATCCCGGCATCGGCTGCTTTGCCTGTCACACTCCCACCATGGTGACTCCACCAAGGAGCGAAACTCCAGCCCTGCAAAGTTTGACCGCACATCCCTACACAGACTTGCTGATCCATCACATGGGCAAAGGGCTCGCAGACGACATCACCCAAGGGCTGGCTACCGGCGACATGTTCCGCACCACCCCGCTGTGGGGCGTCGGCCAGCGCATCTTCTTCCTGCACGACGGTCGCACCAACGACCTGCTGAAGGCGATTGAGGCACACTCTTCACCGGCTAGCGAGTGTGACAACAACTCACAACACGATTCTTCCGACTCGGCCTGCTATAGTCCCTCCGAAGCAAACGGAGTGATCTCACGCTTCAACCGGCTGTCGCAAGCTGACAGACAGGCCATCTTGGATTTCTTGCGCGCGTTGTGA
- a CDS encoding Crp/Fnr family transcriptional regulator, with product MLNESLSPLEANSGLLQELQKRSTPLPKTKGSVLFYQGQRADGIYLISTGQAQLSFVSAQGKVLGSRVAGPNTVLGLPAIISNQPHSLKAEIIEDSTIAYVSREQLVDLMRSSTALAIKVIELLGWEVRQTREMLANASRPGMPGLQVAR from the coding sequence ATGTTGAACGAATCGTTATCGCCACTTGAAGCTAATTCCGGGCTGCTGCAGGAATTGCAAAAAAGATCGACTCCGCTCCCCAAAACCAAGGGATCCGTTCTTTTCTACCAGGGGCAGCGGGCGGATGGAATTTATCTGATCTCGACCGGCCAGGCCCAGCTTTCCTTCGTGTCCGCTCAAGGCAAAGTGCTTGGTTCGAGGGTCGCTGGACCAAACACTGTATTGGGATTGCCTGCGATTATCAGCAACCAACCTCACAGCCTGAAGGCTGAAATTATCGAAGACTCTACCATCGCCTATGTCTCGCGCGAACAGCTCGTAGACCTGATGCGCTCCAGTACTGCATTGGCGATCAAGGTCATAGAATTGTTAGGGTGGGAAGTGAGACAGACGCGCGAGATGTTGGCGAACGCCTCAAGACCAGGGATGCCAGGGCTTCAGGTGGCTCGATAG